A genomic region of Pseudomonas migulae contains the following coding sequences:
- the lptM gene encoding LPS translocon maturation chaperone LptM encodes MKRLISSLAALVAVACLVSACGQKGPLYLPDENQDPAEQAKSSQKQPSKAHKHDVYQ; translated from the coding sequence ATGAAGCGCCTGATCTCTTCCCTTGCTGCGCTCGTCGCGGTTGCCTGTCTTGTGTCGGCCTGTGGTCAAAAGGGCCCGCTGTACCTGCCCGACGAAAACCAGGACCCGGCCGAGCAGGCGAAGTCCTCGCAAAAGCAGCCGTCGAAGGCACACAAGCACGACGTCTACCAATAA
- the lysA gene encoding diaminopimelate decarboxylase, producing MDAFNYRDGELFAEGVALSAIAERFGTPTYVYSRAHIEAQYLAYADALAGMPHLVCFAVKANSNLGVLNVLARLGAGFDIVSRGELERVLAAGGSPDKIVFSGVGKTRDDMRRALEVGVHCFNVESTDELERLQVVAAELGVRAPISLRVNPDVDAGTHPYISTGLKENKFGIAIADAEDVYIRAAQLPNLEVVGVDCHIGSQLTTLPPFIDALDRLLGLVDRLGDCGIYLRHIDLGGGLGVRYRDEEPPLAADYIKAVRERLDGRDLALVFEPGRFIVANAGVLLTQVEYLKHTEHKDFAIVDAAMNDLIRPALYQAWMDVTAVRPRTTAARAYDIVGPICETGDFLAKDRELALEEGDLLAVHSAGAYGFVMSSNYNTRGRAAEVLVDGDQAVEVRRRETVAELFAGESLLPE from the coding sequence ATGGACGCTTTTAACTACCGTGACGGTGAGCTGTTCGCGGAAGGGGTTGCCCTGTCCGCCATCGCCGAACGCTTTGGCACACCGACCTACGTCTATTCCCGCGCCCACATCGAAGCCCAGTACCTGGCTTACGCCGATGCGCTGGCCGGCATGCCGCACCTGGTCTGCTTCGCGGTCAAGGCCAACTCCAACCTGGGTGTACTGAATGTCCTGGCGCGTCTGGGTGCCGGTTTCGACATCGTCTCCCGTGGCGAGCTGGAACGCGTTCTGGCCGCCGGCGGCAGCCCCGACAAGATCGTGTTCTCCGGTGTCGGCAAGACCCGTGACGACATGCGCCGTGCCCTGGAAGTCGGCGTGCACTGCTTCAACGTCGAATCCACCGACGAGCTGGAGCGCCTGCAAGTGGTCGCCGCCGAGCTGGGCGTTCGCGCGCCGATCTCGCTGCGCGTGAACCCGGACGTCGATGCCGGCACGCACCCGTACATTTCCACCGGTCTCAAAGAGAACAAGTTCGGCATCGCCATCGCCGACGCCGAAGACGTGTACATCCGCGCCGCGCAGCTACCGAACCTGGAAGTGGTCGGCGTCGATTGCCACATCGGCTCGCAATTGACCACTCTGCCTCCGTTCATTGACGCCCTCGACCGCCTGCTGGGCCTGGTCGACCGCCTCGGCGATTGCGGCATCTACCTGCGTCACATCGATCTCGGTGGTGGTTTGGGCGTGCGTTATCGCGATGAAGAGCCGCCACTGGCTGCCGACTACATCAAGGCCGTGCGCGAGCGTCTCGACGGTCGTGACCTGGCGCTGGTGTTCGAGCCGGGCCGCTTCATCGTCGCCAACGCCGGCGTGCTGCTGACTCAGGTCGAATACCTCAAGCACACCGAACACAAAGACTTCGCCATCGTCGATGCGGCCATGAACGACCTGATCCGTCCGGCACTGTATCAAGCCTGGATGGACGTCACCGCCGTGCGCCCGCGCACTACCGCTGCTCGCGCCTACGACATCGTCGGGCCGATCTGCGAGACCGGCGATTTCCTGGCCAAGGACCGTGAACTGGCCCTGGAAGAAGGCGACCTGCTGGCCGTGCATTCGGCCGGCGCCTATGGGTTTGTCATGAGTTCCAACTACAACACCCGCGGCCGTGCCGCTGAAGTGTTGGTGGACGGTGATCAGGCAGTTGAAGTGCGTCGCCGTGAGACGGTAGCCGAGTTGTTTGCTGGCGAAAGCCTGCTGCCGGAGTAA
- the dapF gene encoding diaminopimelate epimerase yields MLLRFTKMHGLGNDFMVLDLVSQHAHILPKHAKQWGDRHTGIGFDQLLIVEAPSNPDVDFRYRIFNSDGSEVEQCGNGARCFARFVLDKRLTAKRQIRVETKSGIIELDIRSDGQISVDMGAPRLVPADIPFVADSQALSYSLDVDGAAVELAAVSMGNPHAVLRVTDINNAPVHELGPKIEHHPRFPARVNVGFLQVIDRNRAQLRVWERGAGETQACGTGACAAAVAAISQGWMDSPLLIDLPGGRLSIEWAGPGQPVLMTGPAVRVYEGQVRL; encoded by the coding sequence ATGCTGCTGCGTTTTACCAAGATGCACGGCCTGGGCAATGACTTCATGGTCCTCGACCTGGTCAGCCAGCACGCGCACATACTACCCAAGCACGCCAAGCAATGGGGCGACCGGCACACCGGCATCGGTTTCGACCAGTTGCTGATCGTCGAAGCGCCGAGCAACCCGGACGTGGATTTCCGTTATCGGATCTTCAACTCCGACGGCTCCGAAGTGGAACAGTGCGGCAACGGCGCGCGCTGTTTCGCCCGTTTTGTGCTCGACAAGCGCCTGACCGCAAAACGGCAGATTCGCGTCGAAACCAAAAGTGGCATTATCGAGCTGGATATCCGCAGCGACGGCCAGATCAGCGTCGACATGGGCGCACCGCGCCTGGTGCCGGCCGACATCCCGTTCGTTGCTGACAGTCAGGCGCTGAGCTACTCGCTCGACGTCGACGGCGCAGCAGTTGAACTGGCCGCCGTGTCGATGGGCAACCCGCATGCGGTGTTGCGCGTCACGGATATCAACAACGCACCGGTGCATGAACTGGGGCCGAAAATCGAACATCACCCGCGCTTCCCTGCGCGGGTCAATGTCGGTTTTCTCCAGGTCATCGACCGGAACCGCGCGCAACTGCGCGTCTGGGAACGTGGTGCCGGGGAAACCCAGGCCTGCGGCACCGGCGCTTGCGCAGCTGCAGTGGCCGCGATCAGCCAGGGGTGGATGGATTCGCCGCTATTGATCGACCTGCCCGGCGGGCGTCTGTCCATTGAATGGGCAGGCCCAGGCCAACCGGTCTTGATGACCGGCCCGGCAGTCCGTGTTTACGAAGGACAAGTACGTCTTTGA
- a CDS encoding DUF484 family protein gives MTDKPQVPARQPDESPSESLEAAAIAAYLEAHPDFFVEHEELLPAMRIPHQRGDTISLVERQMTILRDRNIELRHRLSHLMDVARDNDRLFDKTRRLILALMDATSLEDVVISVEDSLRQDFQVPFVSLILLGDNPMPVGRWVTHADAQTAIGGLLSEDKSVSGSLREHELDFLFGEEQRKQIGSTAVVAISHQGIHGILAIASRDPQHYKSSVGTLFLSYIAEVMGRVLPRVNSSLRSVR, from the coding sequence ATGACCGACAAGCCCCAGGTTCCCGCCCGACAGCCCGACGAATCTCCTTCCGAAAGCCTTGAGGCGGCGGCGATTGCCGCGTACCTGGAGGCTCATCCGGACTTCTTCGTCGAGCACGAAGAATTACTCCCGGCGATGCGCATTCCGCACCAGCGTGGCGACACCATCTCGCTGGTCGAGCGCCAGATGACCATCCTGCGCGACCGTAACATCGAATTGCGGCATCGTCTCTCGCACTTGATGGACGTGGCCCGCGACAACGACCGCCTCTTCGACAAGACCCGCCGCCTGATTCTCGCCTTGATGGATGCCACCAGCCTGGAAGACGTGGTGATCAGCGTTGAAGACAGTCTGCGCCAGGACTTTCAGGTGCCTTTTGTCAGCCTGATCCTGCTGGGCGACAACCCGATGCCAGTCGGACGCTGGGTGACCCACGCCGACGCGCAAACGGCCATTGGCGGTTTGCTCTCGGAAGACAAAAGCGTCAGCGGCAGCCTGCGCGAGCATGAGCTGGACTTTCTGTTCGGCGAAGAGCAGCGCAAGCAGATCGGTTCCACCGCCGTCGTTGCCATCAGCCATCAAGGCATCCACGGCATCCTGGCGATTGCCAGCCGTGACCCGCAGCACTACAAAAGCTCGGTGGGCACATTGTTCCTGAGCTACATCGCCGAAGTCATGGGCCGCGTGCTGCCACGGGTCAACAGCTCGCTGCGCTCGGTACGCTGA
- the xerC gene encoding tyrosine recombinase XerC produces MERQLDAYCEHLRSERQVSPHTLYAYRRDLDKVLGWCVKQNIDSWAALDIQRLRSLIARLHSQGQSSRSLARLLSAVRGLYHYLNREGLCDHDPANGLAPPKGERRLPKTLDTDRALQLLEGAVEDDFLARRDQAILELFYSSGLRLSELTGLNLDQLDLADGMVQVLGKGSKTRLLPVGKKAREALELWLPLRAMTNPTDDAVFVSQQGRRLGPRAIQVRVKAAGERELGQNLHPHMLRHSFASHLLESSQDLRAVQELLGHSDIKTTQIYTHLDFQHLATVYDSAHPRAKRIKGDDS; encoded by the coding sequence GTGGAACGGCAACTGGACGCTTACTGCGAACACCTGCGCAGTGAGCGACAGGTGTCGCCCCACACGCTGTACGCCTACCGCCGCGACCTCGACAAAGTACTGGGCTGGTGCGTCAAACAGAACATCGACAGCTGGGCCGCGCTGGACATCCAGCGTCTGCGCAGCCTGATCGCTCGCCTGCATTCCCAGGGTCAATCGTCCCGCAGTCTGGCGCGGCTGCTCTCGGCTGTGCGCGGGCTCTACCATTATCTGAACCGCGAAGGCCTTTGCGACCACGACCCGGCCAACGGTCTGGCGCCGCCGAAAGGCGAACGACGGCTGCCGAAAACCCTCGACACCGACCGCGCGCTGCAACTGCTTGAGGGTGCGGTCGAGGATGATTTTCTGGCGCGCCGGGATCAGGCGATTCTTGAGCTGTTCTACTCCTCAGGCTTGCGCCTGTCGGAGCTGACAGGGCTCAATCTCGATCAACTGGACCTGGCCGACGGCATGGTCCAGGTGCTCGGCAAAGGCAGCAAGACCCGGTTATTGCCAGTGGGCAAAAAGGCCCGCGAAGCACTGGAGTTGTGGTTGCCATTGCGGGCCATGACCAACCCGACGGACGACGCGGTGTTCGTCAGCCAGCAAGGCCGGCGCCTCGGTCCCCGGGCGATTCAGGTGCGGGTCAAGGCGGCTGGCGAACGCGAACTGGGGCAAAACCTCCATCCGCACATGTTGCGTCACTCCTTCGCCAGCCATCTGCTGGAGTCTTCGCAAGACCTGCGCGCCGTGCAAGAACTGCTCGGCCACTCGGACATCAAGACCACCCAGATCTACACCCATCTGGACTTCCAGCACCTGGCGACGGTCTACGACAGCGCCCATCCACGGGCCAAACGCATTAAGGGCGATGATTCATGA
- a CDS encoding HAD family hydrolase, with protein MTIQLITFDLDDTLWDTAPVIVSAEAVLREWLTEHAPNLGAVPVEHLWAIRERILSSEPGLKHRISALRRRVLFHALEEAGYDHGQASDLADQSFEVFLHARHQLEVFPDVEPTLEVLAKHYALGVVTNGNADVRRLGLADYFKFALCAEDIGIAKPDARLFHEALQRGGAIAETAVHIGDHPGDDIAGAQQAGLRAIWFNPQGKLWEAQRSPDAEIRSLTELPALLARWNSAS; from the coding sequence ATGACCATCCAATTGATCACCTTCGACCTCGACGACACCCTGTGGGACACCGCCCCGGTCATCGTCAGCGCCGAAGCCGTACTGCGCGAATGGCTGACCGAACATGCACCGAATCTAGGCGCAGTGCCGGTGGAGCATTTGTGGGCGATTCGCGAGCGTATTCTGAGCAGCGAACCGGGGCTCAAACACCGGATCAGTGCGTTGCGTCGGCGGGTACTTTTTCATGCGCTGGAAGAGGCCGGTTACGACCATGGTCAGGCGTCCGACCTGGCTGACCAGAGTTTTGAAGTATTCCTGCATGCGCGGCATCAGCTCGAAGTATTTCCCGACGTCGAGCCGACTCTGGAGGTTCTGGCCAAGCACTACGCGCTGGGCGTGGTCACCAACGGCAACGCCGATGTGCGCCGGTTAGGGCTGGCGGATTACTTCAAGTTTGCGTTGTGCGCCGAAGACATCGGCATCGCCAAACCGGATGCGCGACTGTTTCATGAAGCCCTGCAGCGTGGCGGCGCGATCGCCGAGACGGCGGTGCATATCGGCGATCATCCGGGTGATGACATTGCCGGCGCGCAGCAGGCCGGTTTGCGGGCAATCTGGTTTAACCCGCAGGGTAAATTGTGGGAGGCGCAGCGATCGCCGGATGCCGAGATTCGCAGCCTGACCGAATTGCCGGCGTTGCTGGCGCGGTGGAATTCGGCTTCGTAG
- the sutA gene encoding transcriptional regulator SutA, whose amino-acid sequence MSDDDLENDDLEVGDDDETEEGLEAATDDVVEDDGGEAPVPTAKGKAKAAVSVDELPSVEAKNKERDALAKAMEEFLAKGGKVQEVEANVVADPPKKPDNKYGSRPI is encoded by the coding sequence ATGAGCGACGATGATCTGGAAAACGACGACCTCGAAGTAGGCGACGACGACGAAACCGAAGAAGGCCTGGAAGCAGCGACGGACGACGTCGTTGAAGACGACGGCGGCGAAGCGCCCGTTCCGACGGCTAAAGGCAAGGCCAAGGCTGCGGTATCGGTCGATGAGCTGCCGAGCGTCGAAGCAAAAAACAAGGAACGCGATGCCTTGGCCAAGGCCATGGAAGAGTTCCTGGCCAAGGGCGGCAAGGTGCAGGAAGTGGAGGCCAATGTGGTCGCCGATCCTCCCAAGAAGCCTGACAACAAGTACGGCAGCCGGCCTATCTAA
- a CDS encoding secondary thiamine-phosphate synthase enzyme YjbQ: protein MWQQTLITLRARPRGFHLVTDELLAGLPEIKACRVGLLHLWLQHTSASLTINENADPAVRRDFERFFNRLIPQGTDGYEHNDEGLDDLPAHFKASVLGCQLSLPVSAGRLALGTWQGVYLGEHRDHGGARKVLATLHGEEA, encoded by the coding sequence ATGTGGCAACAGACTCTGATTACCCTGCGGGCGAGGCCCCGGGGCTTTCATCTGGTAACGGACGAGTTACTCGCCGGCCTGCCTGAAATCAAGGCGTGTCGGGTCGGTCTGTTGCATTTGTGGCTGCAGCATACCTCGGCGTCGTTGACCATCAACGAGAACGCCGATCCGGCGGTACGTCGCGACTTCGAACGATTTTTCAATCGTCTGATCCCACAAGGAACAGACGGCTATGAGCATAACGACGAAGGCCTGGACGACCTCCCGGCGCATTTCAAGGCCAGCGTGCTTGGCTGTCAGCTCAGTTTGCCGGTTTCGGCAGGCCGACTGGCGTTGGGGACCTGGCAAGGCGTTTATCTGGGCGAGCACCGTGATCATGGCGGTGCCCGTAAAGTCCTTGCCACCTTGCACGGTGAAGAGGCATGA
- a CDS encoding ammonium transporter — protein MTLRKFAGLGALLSIVMPSLALAADEVAAPVLNSGDTAWMLTSTALVLFMTIPGLALFYGGMVRSKNILSVMMQCFAITGLISILWVIYGYSIAFDTTGMEQGVVNFNSFFGGMGKAFLAGVTPSSLTGPAALFPEAVFITFQMTFAIITPALIVGAFAERMKFSAMLIFMGIWFTLVYAPIAHMVWSGNGGLMWDWGVLDFAGGTVVHINAGVAGLVACIVLGKRKGFPTTPMAPHNLGYTLMGAAMLWVGWFGFNAGSAAAANGTAGMAMLVTQIATAAAALGWMFAEWVTHGKPSALGIASGVVAGLVAITPAAGTVGPMGALVIGLAAGVVCFFCATTLKRKLGYDDSLDAFGVHGIGGILGAILTGVFAAPSLGGFGTVTDIAAQVWIQCKGVGFTVIYTAIVTYIILKVLDAVMGLRITEEEEAVGIDLALHNERGYNL, from the coding sequence ATGACTCTGCGTAAATTCGCAGGGCTAGGAGCCCTGTTGTCCATCGTAATGCCCAGCCTTGCTTTGGCGGCAGACGAAGTGGCGGCCCCAGTCCTCAATTCCGGCGATACCGCCTGGATGCTGACCTCTACAGCCCTCGTGCTGTTCATGACCATTCCCGGCCTCGCGCTGTTCTACGGCGGCATGGTTCGCTCCAAAAACATTCTTTCCGTGATGATGCAGTGCTTCGCCATTACCGGTCTGATCAGCATCCTGTGGGTCATTTATGGCTACAGCATCGCGTTCGACACCACGGGCATGGAGCAGGGCGTCGTCAACTTCAACTCGTTCTTCGGCGGCATGGGCAAGGCGTTCCTCGCCGGTGTCACGCCATCGAGCCTGACCGGTCCTGCGGCGCTGTTCCCTGAGGCGGTGTTCATCACCTTCCAGATGACCTTCGCCATCATCACCCCTGCGCTGATCGTCGGTGCTTTCGCCGAGCGGATGAAATTCTCCGCGATGCTGATCTTCATGGGCATCTGGTTCACCCTGGTGTATGCACCGATCGCGCACATGGTCTGGTCCGGCAACGGCGGCCTGATGTGGGATTGGGGCGTTCTCGACTTCGCCGGCGGCACCGTGGTGCACATCAACGCCGGTGTGGCCGGTCTGGTGGCGTGCATCGTGCTCGGCAAGCGTAAAGGCTTCCCGACCACCCCGATGGCGCCGCACAACCTCGGTTACACCCTGATGGGCGCTGCGATGCTGTGGGTGGGCTGGTTCGGTTTCAACGCCGGTTCCGCTGCAGCGGCCAACGGCACCGCCGGTATGGCGATGCTGGTGACTCAGATCGCAACGGCTGCCGCCGCACTGGGCTGGATGTTCGCCGAGTGGGTCACCCACGGTAAACCAAGTGCACTGGGTATCGCGTCGGGTGTGGTGGCCGGTCTGGTCGCCATCACGCCAGCCGCTGGCACCGTGGGCCCGATGGGCGCGCTGGTGATCGGTCTGGCAGCGGGCGTAGTGTGTTTCTTCTGCGCCACCACCCTGAAACGCAAACTCGGTTATGACGACTCCCTGGACGCCTTCGGTGTGCACGGCATCGGCGGTATCCTCGGCGCGATCCTGACCGGTGTGTTCGCTGCACCGTCGCTGGGTGGCTTCGGCACCGTCACCGACATCGCCGCACAAGTCTGGATTCAGTGCAAAGGTGTGGGCTTCACGGTGATCTACACCGCGATCGTCACCTACATCATTCTCAAGGTACTGGACGCCGTCATGGGCTTGCGTATCACTGAAGAAGAAGAGGCCGTCGGTATCGATCTGGCACTCCACAACGAACGCGGCTACAACTTGTAA
- the glnK gene encoding P-II family nitrogen regulator — MKLVTAIIKPFKLDDVRESLSEIGVQGITVTEVKGFGRQKGHTELYRGAEYVVDFLPKVKIDVAIDDKDLDRVIEAITKAANTGKIGDGKIFVVNLEQAIRIRTGETDTDAI; from the coding sequence ATGAAGCTAGTCACTGCCATCATCAAGCCGTTCAAATTGGACGACGTGCGCGAGTCGTTGTCCGAGATCGGCGTGCAGGGCATTACCGTTACTGAAGTCAAAGGCTTCGGTCGGCAGAAGGGTCACACCGAGCTGTATCGCGGCGCGGAATACGTGGTCGATTTCCTGCCTAAGGTGAAGATCGATGTCGCCATTGACGACAAGGATCTGGACCGGGTTATCGAGGCGATAACCAAGGCGGCCAACACCGGCAAGATCGGTGACGGCAAGATCTTCGTGGTCAATCTGGAACAGGCGATTCGCATCCGTACCGGCGAAACCGATACCGACGCAATCTAA
- a CDS encoding accessory factor UbiK family protein encodes MLAPKDFLDALTGTASRLFSGDTPLPKSEIESQFKALLQSGFSKLDLVSREEFDSQMVVLARTRARLEALETKVAELEAKLNPPAE; translated from the coding sequence ATGCTCGCGCCCAAAGACTTCCTCGACGCCCTGACCGGCACCGCCTCCCGCCTCTTCAGTGGCGACACCCCGCTGCCGAAAAGCGAAATCGAAAGCCAGTTCAAGGCGTTGCTGCAGAGCGGCTTCAGCAAGCTGGATCTGGTGAGTCGGGAAGAGTTTGATAGCCAGATGGTCGTGCTGGCACGCACCCGGGCACGGCTGGAAGCGCTTGAAACGAAGGTCGCGGAGCTGGAAGCAAAGCTGAATCCGCCGGCCGAATAA
- a CDS encoding HigA family addiction module antitoxin — protein sequence MTKNGMRPVHPGEILKEEYLEPLSLTAAALARALSVSTPTVNDIVLQRRGVSADMALRLSICLDTTPEFWLSLQSTYDLRKAEIERGAAIRDQVERLPHCA from the coding sequence ATGACTAAGAATGGTATGCGCCCGGTTCACCCCGGCGAGATCCTCAAAGAGGAATACCTGGAGCCTCTGAGCCTTACGGCGGCAGCCTTGGCTAGAGCATTGAGCGTTTCGACACCTACGGTGAACGACATCGTGCTCCAGCGTCGGGGTGTCAGCGCTGATATGGCTCTAAGGCTATCTATCTGTCTGGACACGACCCCGGAATTTTGGCTGAGCCTGCAATCGACTTACGATTTGCGCAAAGCCGAGATTGAGCGAGGGGCAGCGATCCGGGATCAGGTTGAGCGGCTTCCGCACTGCGCCTGA
- a CDS encoding type II toxin-antitoxin system RelE/ParE family toxin translates to MIVSFKCSETEYLFRNGKTRMWSAILSVVERKLTMLDAAAVLIDLRSPPGNRLEALGGNRKGQHSIRINAQWRICFVWGLNGPENVEIVDYH, encoded by the coding sequence ATGATCGTTAGCTTTAAGTGTTCTGAGACCGAGTACCTGTTTCGCAACGGTAAGACCCGTATGTGGTCAGCCATTCTGAGTGTCGTGGAACGAAAGCTGACGATGCTTGATGCTGCTGCCGTACTGATTGACCTTCGATCCCCGCCGGGAAATCGCTTGGAGGCATTGGGGGGAAACCGAAAAGGTCAGCACAGCATCCGTATCAACGCTCAATGGCGAATTTGCTTTGTTTGGGGTCTTAACGGGCCAGAGAATGTCGAAATCGTCGATTATCACTGA
- a CDS encoding YifB family Mg chelatase-like AAA ATPase: MSLSIVHSRAQIGVDAPAVTVEVHLANGLPSLTMVGLPEAAVKESKDRVRSAIINSGLQFPARRITLNLAPADLPKDGGRFDLAIALGILSASVQVPTLTLDDVECLGELALSGAVRAVRGVLPAALAARKAGRSLMVPRANAEEACLASGLKVIAVDHLLEAVAHFNGHTPVEPYASNGLLYASKPYPDLNEVQGQLSAKRALLIAAAGAHNLLFSGPPGTGKTLLASRLPGLLPPLVESEALEVAAIQSVTSGAPLSHWPQRPFRQPHHSASGPALVGGGSKPQPGEITLAHHGVLFLDELPEFDRKVLEVLREPLESGHIVISRAKDRVRFPARFQLVAAMNPCPCGYLGEPSGKCSCTPDMVQRYRNKLSGPLLDRIDLHLTVAREATALNPVAKPGDDTATAAALVADARERQHKRQGCANAFLDLPGLRMHCKLSTTDETWLETACERLTLSLRSAHRLLKVARTLADLENVDRITREHLAEALQYRPATN, translated from the coding sequence ATGTCCCTCTCCATCGTCCACAGCCGCGCCCAGATTGGCGTGGATGCGCCCGCCGTCACCGTCGAAGTTCATCTGGCTAACGGTTTGCCATCACTGACCATGGTCGGTCTGCCCGAAGCCGCAGTGAAGGAAAGCAAGGATCGAGTACGTAGCGCGATCATCAATTCAGGCCTGCAGTTTCCGGCACGGCGCATCACGTTGAATCTGGCGCCTGCGGATTTGCCCAAGGACGGCGGGCGGTTCGATCTGGCGATTGCCTTGGGGATTCTTTCAGCCAGCGTGCAGGTGCCGACATTGACGCTGGACGACGTGGAATGTTTGGGAGAGTTGGCGCTGTCGGGCGCGGTGCGTGCCGTGAGGGGCGTGTTGCCGGCAGCGCTGGCCGCCCGCAAGGCCGGGCGCTCGCTGATGGTGCCGCGAGCGAATGCGGAGGAAGCCTGCCTGGCGTCGGGGCTGAAAGTCATCGCCGTGGATCACTTGCTGGAAGCAGTGGCGCACTTCAATGGCCACACGCCGGTTGAGCCCTACGCTTCCAATGGTCTGCTCTACGCCAGCAAACCCTACCCCGACTTGAATGAAGTGCAAGGCCAACTCTCAGCCAAGCGCGCTTTGCTGATTGCAGCGGCCGGGGCTCATAACTTGCTGTTCAGCGGCCCGCCGGGGACTGGGAAAACGCTACTGGCGAGTCGATTGCCGGGGCTGTTGCCGCCACTGGTGGAAAGTGAGGCATTGGAAGTCGCGGCGATTCAGTCCGTCACCAGTGGCGCGCCGCTGAGTCATTGGCCGCAACGCCCTTTTCGCCAGCCTCACCACTCCGCTTCCGGGCCTGCATTGGTCGGTGGCGGCTCGAAACCGCAACCTGGCGAGATCACCCTCGCCCACCATGGCGTGCTCTTTCTTGATGAACTTCCGGAGTTTGATCGCAAGGTGCTGGAGGTCTTGAGAGAGCCGCTGGAATCCGGGCACATCGTGATTTCCCGGGCGAAAGATCGCGTGCGTTTTCCGGCCCGCTTTCAACTGGTCGCAGCGATGAACCCCTGCCCTTGTGGATATCTTGGCGAGCCCAGCGGCAAATGTAGTTGTACACCGGACATGGTCCAGCGCTACCGCAACAAACTCTCAGGTCCGTTGCTGGATCGCATCGATCTGCACCTGACCGTTGCCCGCGAAGCCACGGCTTTGAATCCAGTCGCCAAACCCGGCGACGACACCGCAACAGCCGCCGCTCTGGTTGCAGATGCAAGAGAGCGGCAACACAAACGCCAGGGCTGTGCCAATGCATTTCTCGACCTGCCTGGGCTGCGCATGCATTGCAAGTTATCCACAACCGACGAAACCTGGCTGGAGACCGCGTGTGAACGGCTGACCTTGTCGCTGAGGTCAGCCCATCGATTGCTCAAGGTTGCGCGCACCCTGGCGGATCTTGAAAACGTCGATCGCATCACCCGTGAACATCTGGCTGAAGCGCTGCAGTACCGGCCAGCCACCAACTGA